One window from the genome of Jiangella alba encodes:
- a CDS encoding VOC family protein, which translates to MDAMTVTPKLVVDGADAAIDFYRRALGAEPGVRYAGPGGRVVYAEFRLGGGTLSIKDADEHDPAAGALFTLEVADPDAVGAALEQAGATVVFPIGDQPYGMRQGRLRDPFGIQWIVSRLTEDLSADEVQRRLDGAPG; encoded by the coding sequence ATGGATGCGATGACCGTGACACCGAAGCTCGTCGTCGACGGGGCGGACGCCGCGATCGACTTCTACCGCCGCGCGCTCGGCGCCGAGCCCGGCGTGCGCTACGCCGGGCCGGGCGGCCGCGTGGTGTACGCCGAGTTCAGGCTGGGCGGCGGCACGCTGTCGATCAAGGATGCCGACGAGCACGACCCCGCCGCCGGCGCCCTGTTCACGCTGGAGGTGGCCGATCCGGACGCCGTCGGGGCCGCCCTCGAGCAGGCCGGCGCGACCGTCGTCTTCCCGATCGGCGACCAGCCGTACGGCATGCGCCAGGGCCGCCTGCGCGACCCGTTCGGCATCCAGTGGATCGTCTCGCGGCTGACCGAGGACCTCAGCGCCGACGAGGTGCAGCGGCGGCTGGACGGCGCTCCGGGCTGA
- a CDS encoding anthranilate synthase family protein — protein MLQELLDDPAPPPFALLARAGRPGVELLLGDVVDVDRLADIPLPGGESAATLALIPYRQLSERGFECHDDGAPLRCLRVRSRVALTRDEVLAAVAGDVDVTPGGFDVADDEYADIVGRVIRDEIGRGAGANFVVRRDYLARLTGSVPHAALRLFGRLLTGEPGAYWTFAVHAGDVTMVGATPERHVSVDAGTVVMNPISGTHRVPAGGATTGGLLRFLADPKETEELFMVVDEELKMMSAVCEDGGRVLGPFLKEMRHLVHTEYLLEGTTRLDVRDVLRETMFAPTVTGSPLENAARVITRYEVGGRGYYAGVAALIEGDNDGLSVDAPILIRTAHLAPDGSVRVPVGATLVRHSVAGHEVAETHAKAAGVLTALGVLAGGGAAGPAPAPAADRAPSPSFAADPEVAAALTARNRTLAPFWLRPQGQDERPALAGRSVLIVDAEDRWTAMLAHLLRRLGMRAEVRRWSAVDPADGAAYDLLLAGPGPGDPRDVDDPRIARLHDVVRARLDADRPLLAVCLSHQVLAGLVGLPLGPLPQPYQGTQRPVPLFGRETRVGFYNTYAARLPAGAEPPGVEVAAHPETGEVFALRGDGFASVQFHLESILSADGIDLLAELVTGVLAPVRGGRAVRG, from the coding sequence ATGCTGCAGGAGCTCCTCGACGACCCCGCTCCCCCGCCGTTCGCGCTGCTCGCCCGGGCCGGCCGTCCCGGCGTCGAACTGCTGCTCGGTGACGTCGTCGACGTCGACCGGCTGGCGGACATCCCGCTGCCCGGGGGTGAGAGCGCGGCCACGCTGGCGCTGATCCCGTACCGTCAGCTGTCCGAGCGCGGCTTCGAGTGCCACGACGACGGTGCGCCGCTGCGCTGCCTGCGGGTGCGGTCGCGGGTCGCGCTGACGCGGGACGAGGTGCTCGCCGCGGTGGCCGGCGACGTCGACGTGACGCCCGGCGGCTTCGACGTCGCCGACGACGAGTACGCCGACATCGTCGGCCGGGTCATCCGCGACGAGATCGGCCGCGGCGCCGGGGCGAACTTCGTCGTCCGGCGCGACTACCTGGCCCGGCTGACCGGGTCGGTGCCGCACGCGGCGCTGCGGCTGTTCGGCCGGCTGCTCACCGGCGAACCGGGCGCCTACTGGACGTTCGCCGTGCACGCCGGCGACGTGACGATGGTCGGCGCGACGCCCGAACGCCACGTCAGCGTCGACGCCGGCACCGTCGTGATGAACCCGATCAGCGGCACCCACCGGGTCCCGGCCGGCGGCGCGACCACCGGCGGCCTGCTGCGGTTCCTCGCCGACCCGAAGGAGACCGAGGAACTGTTCATGGTCGTCGACGAGGAACTGAAGATGATGAGCGCCGTCTGCGAGGACGGCGGACGGGTGCTCGGGCCGTTCCTCAAGGAGATGCGCCACCTCGTGCACACCGAGTACCTGCTCGAGGGCACGACGCGGCTGGACGTGCGCGACGTGCTGCGCGAGACCATGTTCGCGCCGACGGTCACGGGGTCGCCGCTGGAGAACGCGGCGAGGGTCATCACCCGCTATGAGGTGGGTGGGCGGGGGTACTACGCGGGCGTGGCGGCGCTGATCGAGGGCGACAACGACGGGTTGTCGGTCGACGCGCCGATCCTGATCCGGACCGCCCATCTGGCGCCGGACGGTTCCGTGCGGGTGCCGGTGGGCGCGACGCTGGTGCGGCACTCCGTCGCCGGTCACGAGGTGGCGGAGACGCACGCGAAGGCGGCGGGCGTGCTGACGGCGCTGGGGGTGCTGGCGGGTGGAGGGGCCGCGGGCCCGGCACCGGCCCCGGCCGCGGACCGCGCGCCGTCGCCGTCGTTCGCCGCCGACCCCGAGGTCGCCGCCGCGCTGACCGCGCGCAACCGCACCCTGGCGCCGTTCTGGCTGCGCCCGCAGGGGCAGGACGAGCGGCCGGCACTGGCCGGGCGGTCGGTGCTGATCGTCGACGCCGAGGACCGGTGGACGGCGATGCTGGCGCACCTGCTGCGCCGGCTCGGCATGCGGGCGGAGGTGCGCCGCTGGTCCGCCGTCGACCCGGCCGACGGCGCCGCGTACGACCTGCTGCTGGCCGGTCCCGGTCCGGGCGACCCGCGCGACGTCGACGACCCGCGCATCGCCCGGCTGCACGACGTCGTCCGGGCCCGGCTGGACGCCGACCGCCCGCTGCTCGCCGTCTGCCTGAGCCACCAGGTGCTGGCCGGGCTGGTCGGGCTGCCGCTCGGGCCGCTGCCGCAGCCGTATCAGGGCACGCAGCGGCCGGTGCCGCTGTTCGGCCGCGAGACCCGGGTCGGGTTCTACAACACCTACGCGGCCCGGCTGCCGGCCGGCGCCGAGCCGCCCGGCGTTGAGGTCGCGGCGCACCCGGAGACCGGCGAGGTGTTCGCGCTGCGGGGCGACGGGTTCGCGTCGGTGCAGTTCCACCTGGAATCGATCCTGTCGGCGGACGGCATCGACCTGCTGGCCGAGCTGGTGACCGGCGTGCTCGCGCCCGTCCGCGGCGGGCGGGCGGTCCGCGGCTGA
- a CDS encoding slipin family protein — protein sequence MGALFALLTIVVIIALIGYAASARVVRQFERGVVFRFGKVHGPPREPGFAWIAPFVDQMRKVNVQIITLPIPAQDGITRDNVTVRVDAVVYFRVHDPVEAVVEVQDYEFAVSQVAQTSLRSIIGKSELDDLLSNRESLNQGLALMIDSPAVGWGIEIDRVEIKDVALPETMKRSMSRQAEAERERRSRIITADGELQASHKLASAASTMSETPAALQLRLLQTIVEVAAEKNSTVVLPFPVELLRFLEHATEPPAAVPPAVPPAAADTNGARPVPEQPPPPPP from the coding sequence ATGGGTGCGCTATTCGCTCTCCTCACCATCGTGGTGATCATCGCCCTCATCGGGTACGCCGCGAGCGCCCGCGTCGTCCGTCAGTTCGAGCGTGGCGTCGTGTTCCGGTTCGGCAAGGTGCACGGGCCGCCGCGCGAGCCGGGGTTCGCGTGGATCGCCCCGTTCGTCGACCAGATGCGCAAGGTCAACGTGCAGATCATCACGCTGCCGATCCCCGCGCAGGACGGCATCACGCGCGACAACGTCACGGTGCGCGTCGACGCCGTCGTCTACTTTCGGGTGCACGACCCGGTCGAGGCCGTCGTCGAGGTGCAGGACTACGAGTTCGCCGTGTCGCAGGTGGCACAGACGTCGCTGCGCTCGATCATCGGCAAGAGCGAGCTCGACGACCTGCTGTCCAACCGCGAGTCGCTGAACCAGGGCCTCGCGTTGATGATCGACAGCCCGGCCGTCGGCTGGGGCATCGAGATCGACCGCGTCGAGATCAAGGACGTCGCGCTGCCGGAGACGATGAAGCGCTCGATGTCACGACAGGCCGAGGCGGAGCGGGAGCGGCGGTCGCGGATCATCACCGCCGACGGCGAGCTCCAGGCGTCGCACAAGCTCGCCTCGGCCGCGTCCACGATGTCCGAGACCCCGGCCGCGCTGCAGCTGCGGCTGCTGCAAACCATCGTCGAGGTCGCCGCGGAGAAGAACTCCACGGTCGTCCTGCCGTTCCCGGTCGAGCTGCTGCGCTTCCTGGAGCACGCGACGGAGCCACCGGCCGCGGTGCCGCCGGCCGTCCCGCCGGCCGCCGCCGACACCAACGGCGCCCGGCCGGTGCCCGAACAGCCGCCGCCCCCGCCGCCGTGA
- a CDS encoding TetR/AcrR family transcriptional regulator encodes MATETRRARATPMSPDQRREAIIEATLPLVYEHGFAVSTRQIAEAAGIAEGTIFRVFDDKDTLLKQVLEAAIDPSDTERRLRAIGTDVPLEHRLLLAADILHERLTSVFQLMVAVGFNRPPGDDGRTQPPRHAGIMAVIAALVEPDRHRLRVSPVEVARRLRILAFAGFHPLINDHEPMTPAEVVDLLLHGVCLDAGDPSP; translated from the coding sequence GTGGCCACCGAGACGCGCCGGGCTCGCGCAACGCCCATGTCGCCCGATCAGCGACGTGAGGCGATCATCGAGGCCACCCTGCCGCTGGTCTACGAGCACGGCTTCGCCGTCAGCACACGGCAGATCGCCGAGGCGGCCGGCATCGCCGAGGGCACCATCTTCCGGGTCTTCGACGACAAGGACACCCTGCTCAAGCAGGTCCTCGAGGCGGCCATCGACCCCAGCGACACCGAGCGGCGGCTGCGCGCCATCGGCACCGACGTGCCGCTGGAGCACCGGCTGCTGCTCGCGGCCGACATCCTGCACGAGCGGCTGACCAGCGTCTTCCAGCTCATGGTCGCCGTCGGCTTCAACCGGCCGCCGGGCGACGACGGCCGGACGCAGCCGCCGCGGCATGCCGGCATCATGGCCGTCATCGCCGCGCTGGTCGAGCCCGACCGGCACCGGCTGCGGGTCTCGCCGGTCGAGGTGGCCCGGCGGTTGCGCATCCTCGCCTTCGCCGGCTTCCACCCGCTCATCAACGACCACGAGCCGATGACCCCGGCCGAGGTCGTCGACCTGCTGCTGCACGGCGTCTGCCTCGACGCGGGCGACCCCTCGCCCTGA
- a CDS encoding ABC transporter ATP-binding protein, whose protein sequence is MLITLLRTYLRPYRRWLAAVVVLQFIGTLASLYLPSLNADIIDNGIARGDTGYIVRTGGWMLAATVLQITCTVGAVYFGAKTAMAFGRDVRAAIFHRVGEFSAREVGRFGAPSLITRNTNDVQQVQMLVLMSCTLLVTAPIMATGGVIMALREDVGLAWLLLVCVPALILGIALIVRRMVPGFRLMQERIDGVNRVMREQITGIRVVRAFVRERWEQSRFAVANTALTDTALYVGRLMALMFPWVMLIFNVSSVAVLWFGAGRVDDGQMQIGSLTAFLTYLIQILMSVMMATFMLVMLPRATVCAERIGEVLDTESSVVPPVDPVTTLPRRVSLELRDAEFAYPGAESPVLRDITFTVEPGSTTAVVGSTGSGKTTLVSLVPRLIDVTAGQVLVGGVDVRRLDPEALRERIGLVPQKAYLFSGTVASNLRYGNPDATDDELWEALRIAQAADFVEEMPERLDAPIAQGGTNVSGGQRQRLAIARALVRRPDIYLFDDSFSALDLATDARLRAALRPHTTNAAVVIVAQRISTVIDADQIVVLDDGAVVGLGTHAELIETCPTYAEIVESQLTAEEAA, encoded by the coding sequence ATGCTCATCACCCTGCTGCGGACGTACCTGCGCCCGTACCGCCGCTGGCTCGCCGCCGTGGTCGTGCTGCAGTTCATCGGCACGCTGGCCTCGCTGTACCTGCCCAGCCTCAACGCCGACATCATCGACAACGGCATCGCCCGCGGCGACACCGGCTACATCGTCCGCACCGGCGGGTGGATGCTGGCGGCGACGGTGCTGCAGATCACCTGCACGGTCGGCGCGGTGTACTTCGGCGCGAAGACGGCGATGGCGTTCGGCCGCGACGTCCGGGCCGCGATCTTCCACCGGGTCGGCGAGTTCTCCGCCCGCGAGGTGGGCCGGTTCGGCGCGCCGTCGCTGATCACCCGCAACACCAACGACGTGCAGCAGGTCCAGATGCTGGTGCTGATGTCGTGCACGCTGCTGGTCACGGCGCCGATCATGGCCACCGGCGGCGTCATCATGGCGCTGCGCGAGGACGTCGGGCTGGCCTGGCTGTTGCTGGTCTGCGTCCCGGCGCTGATCCTCGGCATCGCACTGATCGTGCGCCGCATGGTGCCCGGCTTCCGGCTCATGCAGGAGCGCATCGACGGCGTCAACCGGGTCATGCGCGAGCAGATCACCGGCATCCGGGTGGTCCGGGCGTTCGTCCGCGAGCGCTGGGAGCAGAGCCGGTTCGCCGTCGCCAACACCGCGCTCACCGACACCGCGCTCTACGTGGGCCGGCTGATGGCGCTGATGTTCCCGTGGGTCATGCTGATCTTCAACGTGTCCAGCGTGGCCGTGCTGTGGTTCGGCGCCGGCCGGGTCGACGACGGGCAGATGCAGATCGGCTCGCTGACGGCCTTCCTGACCTACCTCATCCAGATCCTGATGTCGGTCATGATGGCGACGTTCATGCTGGTCATGCTGCCGCGGGCGACGGTGTGCGCCGAGCGCATCGGCGAGGTGCTCGACACCGAGTCGTCGGTGGTGCCGCCGGTCGACCCGGTCACGACGCTGCCGCGGCGGGTGTCGCTGGAACTGCGCGACGCCGAGTTCGCCTACCCGGGCGCCGAGTCGCCGGTGCTGCGCGACATCACGTTCACCGTCGAGCCGGGAAGCACGACCGCCGTCGTCGGCAGCACCGGCTCGGGCAAGACCACGCTGGTCAGCCTGGTGCCGCGGCTGATCGACGTCACCGCCGGCCAGGTGCTCGTCGGCGGTGTCGACGTCCGCCGGCTCGACCCGGAGGCGCTGCGCGAGCGGATCGGGCTGGTGCCGCAGAAGGCGTACCTGTTCTCCGGGACGGTCGCCAGCAACCTGCGCTACGGCAACCCCGACGCCACCGACGACGAGCTGTGGGAGGCGCTGCGCATCGCGCAGGCCGCCGACTTCGTCGAGGAGATGCCGGAACGGCTGGACGCGCCGATCGCGCAGGGCGGCACCAACGTGTCCGGCGGGCAGCGGCAGCGCCTCGCGATCGCCCGCGCGCTGGTCCGCCGGCCCGACATCTACCTGTTCGACGACTCCTTCTCGGCGCTCGACCTCGCCACCGACGCCCGGCTGCGGGCGGCGCTGCGTCCGCACACCACGAACGCGGCGGTGGTCATCGTCGCGCAACGGATCTCCACCGTCATCGACGCCGACCAGATCGTCGTGCTCGACGACGGCGCGGTCGTCGGGCTCGGCACGCACGCCGAGCTGATCGAGACCTGCCCGACCTACGCCGAGATCGTCGAGTCCCAGCTGACCGCGGAGGAGGCCGCATGA
- a CDS encoding ABC transporter ATP-binding protein, which translates to MSASRSTTTTAPARPTGGRPGGGPPGMAAMAGPPQKALNFGPSAKRLIGRLRPERAGVAVVLVLAVVSVALNAIGPRLLGHGTDLIFQGVIGRQLPAGVSKEQAVEGLRAGGQDTFADMLAHMDVVPGQGVDFDALRTVLLGVLALYVGASLFMWLQAYLLNTIVQRTVFRLRSDVEDKIHRLPLKYFDANARGDVLSRVTNDIDNVSQSLQQTMSQLLNSLLTVIGVLVMMFWISPVLALIALATIPLSLLVTALVAKRSQKQFVAQWAHTGALNGQIEEAYTGHALVKVFGRQREVEQSFAGKNEELYQASFGAQFVSGLIMPAMFFLGNLNYVAIAVVGGLRVASGSMSLGEVQAFVQYTRQFTQPLTQLASMANLLQSGVASAERVFELLDEPEQVPDPATPATLGGPARGRVEFEHVTFSYDPDQPLIEDLSLVAEPGRTVAIVGPTGAGKTTLVNLIMRFYELQGGRITIDGRDIADLSRDELRSNIGMVLQDTWLFGGTIRENLAYGDPSAPESRIRAAAEATYVDRFVHSLPDGYDTVIDEEGDNISAGEKQLLTIARAFLADPSILILDEATSSVDTRTEVLVQHAMAALRSDRTSFVIAHRLSTIRDADLILVMRDGAIVEQGSHAELLERRGAYFDLYNSQFALPAVDE; encoded by the coding sequence ATGAGCGCGTCCAGGTCCACGACGACGACCGCGCCCGCGCGGCCGACGGGCGGCCGTCCCGGCGGCGGCCCGCCCGGCATGGCCGCGATGGCCGGCCCGCCGCAGAAGGCGCTGAACTTCGGCCCGTCGGCGAAGCGGCTGATCGGCCGGCTGCGGCCGGAACGGGCCGGCGTCGCGGTGGTGCTCGTGCTGGCCGTGGTCAGCGTCGCGCTCAACGCCATCGGCCCGCGGCTGCTCGGGCACGGCACCGACCTCATCTTCCAGGGCGTCATCGGCCGGCAGCTGCCCGCGGGCGTCAGCAAGGAACAGGCGGTCGAGGGCCTGCGCGCCGGCGGCCAGGACACCTTCGCCGACATGCTCGCGCACATGGACGTCGTGCCCGGCCAGGGCGTCGACTTCGACGCGCTGCGGACGGTGCTGCTGGGCGTGCTGGCGCTGTACGTGGGCGCGTCGCTGTTCATGTGGCTGCAGGCGTACCTGCTCAACACCATCGTGCAGCGGACGGTGTTCCGGCTGCGCTCCGACGTCGAGGACAAGATCCACCGGCTGCCGCTGAAGTACTTCGACGCCAACGCCCGCGGCGACGTGCTCAGCCGCGTCACCAACGACATCGACAACGTGTCGCAGAGCCTGCAGCAGACCATGAGCCAGCTGCTGAACTCGCTGCTCACCGTCATCGGCGTGCTGGTGATGATGTTCTGGATCTCGCCGGTGCTGGCGCTGATCGCGCTGGCGACGATCCCGCTGTCGCTGCTGGTGACGGCGCTCGTCGCGAAGCGGTCGCAGAAGCAGTTCGTCGCGCAGTGGGCGCACACCGGCGCGCTGAACGGGCAGATCGAGGAGGCCTACACCGGCCACGCGCTGGTCAAGGTGTTCGGCCGGCAGCGCGAGGTGGAGCAGTCGTTCGCCGGCAAGAACGAGGAGCTGTACCAGGCCAGCTTCGGCGCCCAGTTCGTGTCCGGGCTGATCATGCCGGCGATGTTCTTCCTCGGGAACCTCAACTACGTCGCCATCGCCGTCGTCGGCGGCCTGCGGGTCGCGTCCGGGTCGATGAGCCTCGGCGAGGTGCAGGCGTTCGTCCAGTACACCCGTCAGTTCACCCAGCCGCTCACCCAGCTGGCGTCGATGGCGAACCTGCTGCAGTCCGGCGTCGCGTCGGCGGAGCGGGTGTTCGAGCTGCTGGACGAGCCCGAGCAGGTGCCCGACCCGGCCACGCCGGCGACGCTGGGCGGCCCGGCCCGCGGGCGGGTCGAGTTCGAGCACGTCACGTTCAGCTACGACCCGGACCAGCCGCTGATCGAGGACCTCTCGCTGGTGGCCGAGCCGGGCCGCACGGTGGCGATCGTCGGCCCGACCGGCGCCGGCAAGACCACGCTGGTCAACCTGATCATGCGGTTCTACGAGCTGCAGGGCGGGCGCATCACCATCGACGGCCGCGACATCGCCGACCTCAGCCGCGACGAGCTGCGCTCCAACATCGGCATGGTGCTGCAGGACACCTGGCTGTTCGGCGGCACCATCCGCGAGAACCTCGCCTACGGCGACCCGTCGGCGCCGGAGTCGCGGATCCGGGCGGCGGCCGAGGCCACCTACGTCGACCGGTTCGTGCACTCGCTGCCCGACGGCTACGACACCGTCATCGACGAGGAGGGCGACAACATCAGCGCCGGTGAGAAGCAACTGCTCACCATCGCGCGGGCGTTCCTCGCCGACCCGTCCATCCTCATCCTCGACGAGGCGACGTCGTCGGTCGACACCCGCACCGAGGTGCTCGTCCAGCACGCCATGGCGGCGCTGCGCAGCGACCGCACCAGCTTCGTCATCGCGCACCGCCTCTCGACCATCCGCGACGCCGACCTCATCCTCGTCATGCGCGACGGCGCCATCGTCGAACAGGGCTCGCATGCCGAACTGCTGGAGCGTCGCGGAGCATACTTCGACCTGTACAACAGCCAGTTCGCGCTGCCGGCCGTCGACGAGTAG
- the ppk2 gene encoding polyphosphate kinase 2 — protein MAKKDERLPKKIYEKELFRLQAQLVTLQEWVRQEGARVVVVFEGRDAAGKGSTIKRVTQYLNPRIARIAALPAPTERQRGQWYFQRYVEHLPAAGEIVLFDRSWYNRAGVERVMGFCTKEEYQRFLNQAPTFERMLVEDGVLLRKYWFSVSDAEQERRFRSRLEDPMRRWKLSPMDLESISRWEDYSRAKDDMFVHTDIPEAPWYVVESEDKRAARINMIAHLISTIPYHEVQRRPLELPPRPAAKGYERPPRELQTYVPDHAASLS, from the coding sequence GTGGCGAAGAAGGACGAGCGGCTTCCGAAGAAGATCTACGAGAAGGAGCTGTTCCGGCTGCAGGCGCAGCTGGTGACGTTGCAGGAGTGGGTCCGCCAGGAGGGCGCCCGCGTCGTCGTGGTGTTCGAGGGGCGCGACGCGGCCGGGAAGGGCAGCACCATCAAGCGGGTCACGCAGTACCTCAATCCCCGCATCGCCCGCATCGCCGCCCTGCCGGCGCCGACCGAGCGGCAGCGCGGCCAGTGGTACTTCCAGCGCTACGTCGAGCACCTGCCCGCCGCCGGCGAGATCGTCCTGTTCGACCGGAGCTGGTACAACCGCGCCGGCGTCGAGCGGGTCATGGGCTTCTGCACGAAGGAGGAGTACCAGCGCTTCCTCAACCAGGCCCCGACGTTCGAGCGGATGCTGGTCGAGGACGGCGTCCTGCTGCGCAAGTACTGGTTCTCCGTCAGCGACGCGGAGCAGGAACGCCGGTTCCGGTCGCGGCTGGAGGACCCGATGCGCCGGTGGAAGCTGTCGCCGATGGACCTCGAGTCGATCAGCCGCTGGGAGGACTACTCGCGCGCGAAGGACGACATGTTCGTGCACACGGACATCCCGGAGGCCCCGTGGTACGTGGTCGAGAGCGAGGACAAGCGGGCGGCGCGCATCAACATGATCGCCCACCTGATCTCGACCATCCCATACCACGAGGTGCAGCGGCGGCCGCTGGAGCTGCCGCCGCGGCCGGCCGCCAAGGGGTACGAGCGGCCGCCGCGGGAGCTGCAGACCTACGTGCCGGACCACGCCGCCTCGCTCAGCTGA
- a CDS encoding ankyrin repeat domain-containing protein, which yields MPELPVRPDLGHLKKQAKELLRAYRDGDPAAAARFRATLPHATGPHGSRPRLRDAQSCVAREYGFASWTALRRYVEEVRGVTAEHWLRLVYAGDSIGGTHAARPVEAARLLRAARDRADLGGATPGDGDPGGRPAPDGGGRNASDLGGATDHREARDRATRDHATHDGAAPGSGARDHATHHGATPGSGAHDHATHHGAAPGSGARGSATHDGGLGSGPGRDDPLVAAGVGLLAAAAGDIATATGDVAAVTGAIAADPGWVHRPGGVLGLPPLVAVAHSSLVRLPEFATGLRACARTLLTAGADPNQAVVPAGGQHPVTALYGAAGVTHDHELTTLLLAAGADPDDGESLYHSLGDRECARLLLAAGATVTGTNAMYAAADHDDAGVLRLLLEHGGDPNEPSPVWGSPLLFGLRRRCSTRYVRLLLDAGADPRAVTPDGVGAYRLALRFGLTEAASLLPADDAGTPLEELIAACARGDGTVARTLLAAHPGLTDRLDDGQRRLLPDLAGEGAADAVRLLVEAGWPIDQPGGDWNATALNHAVFRGDAALARFLLEHGADPAVVHGFGDTVTGTLAWASSNNEEPGIVADWAGCARALLDHGVELPELS from the coding sequence ATGCCCGAGCTACCCGTCCGACCCGACCTCGGCCACCTGAAGAAGCAGGCCAAAGAGCTGCTGCGCGCCTACCGCGACGGCGACCCGGCGGCGGCCGCCCGGTTCCGCGCCACCCTGCCGCACGCCACGGGACCGCACGGCAGTAGGCCACGGCTGCGCGACGCGCAGTCCTGCGTCGCCCGCGAGTACGGCTTCGCGTCGTGGACCGCCCTCCGGCGGTACGTCGAGGAGGTGCGCGGCGTGACGGCCGAGCACTGGCTGCGGCTGGTGTACGCGGGCGACAGCATCGGCGGCACGCACGCCGCCCGGCCGGTCGAGGCCGCCCGCCTGCTGCGCGCCGCCCGCGACCGCGCCGATCTCGGCGGCGCCACCCCCGGCGACGGCGATCCTGGCGGACGACCAGCCCCCGACGGTGGGGGCCGCAACGCCAGCGATCTCGGCGGCGCCACCGACCACCGTGAGGCCCGTGACCGCGCCACCCGCGACCACGCCACCCACGACGGCGCCGCCCCAGGCAGCGGGGCCCGCGACCACGCCACCCACCACGGCGCCACCCCCGGCAGCGGGGCCCACGACCACGCCACCCACCACGGCGCCGCCCCCGGCAGCGGGGCCCGCGGCAGCGCCACCCACGACGGCGGTCTGGGCAGCGGCCCCGGCCGGGACGACCCGCTCGTCGCGGCCGGGGTCGGCCTTCTCGCGGCGGCCGCCGGGGACATCGCCACGGCGACCGGCGACGTCGCGGCCGTGACCGGGGCGATCGCCGCCGATCCCGGCTGGGTGCACCGGCCCGGCGGTGTGCTCGGCCTGCCGCCGCTGGTCGCCGTCGCGCACTCGTCGCTGGTGCGGCTGCCGGAGTTCGCCACCGGCCTCCGCGCCTGCGCCCGCACGCTGCTGACCGCGGGCGCCGACCCGAACCAGGCGGTCGTCCCCGCGGGCGGGCAGCACCCGGTGACGGCGCTGTACGGCGCCGCGGGCGTCACCCACGACCATGAGCTGACGACACTGCTGCTCGCGGCCGGTGCGGACCCGGACGACGGCGAGTCGCTGTATCACTCGCTGGGCGATCGCGAGTGCGCCCGGCTGCTGCTCGCCGCCGGCGCGACCGTCACCGGCACGAACGCGATGTACGCCGCCGCCGACCACGACGACGCCGGGGTGCTGCGGCTGCTGCTCGAGCACGGCGGCGACCCGAACGAGCCGTCGCCGGTGTGGGGGTCGCCGCTGCTGTTCGGGCTGCGGCGGCGGTGCTCGACGCGGTACGTGCGGCTGCTGCTCGACGCCGGGGCCGACCCGCGCGCCGTCACGCCGGACGGGGTCGGCGCGTACCGGCTGGCGCTGCGGTTCGGGCTGACGGAGGCGGCGTCACTGCTGCCGGCCGACGACGCCGGCACTCCGCTGGAGGAGCTGATCGCCGCCTGCGCCCGCGGCGACGGCACCGTCGCCCGCACCCTGCTCGCCGCGCATCCCGGCCTGACCGACCGACTGGACGACGGCCAGCGGCGGCTGCTGCCCGACCTCGCCGGCGAGGGTGCCGCCGACGCCGTCCGGCTGCTGGTCGAGGCCGGCTGGCCGATCGACCAGCCCGGCGGCGACTGGAACGCGACCGCCCTCAACCACGCCGTCTTCCGCGGCGACGCGGCGCTGGCGCGGTTCCTGCTCGAACACGGCGCCGACCCCGCCGTGGTGCACGGCTTCGGCGACACCGTCACCGGGACGCTGGCGTGGGCGAGCAGCAACAACGAGGAACCCGGCATCGTCGCCGACTGGGCCGGCTGTGCCCGTGCGCTCCTCGACCACGGCGTCGAACTGCCGGAGCTCAGCTGA